In the Ipomoea triloba cultivar NCNSP0323 chromosome 6, ASM357664v1 genome, one interval contains:
- the LOC116022786 gene encoding FCS-Like Zinc finger 6-like has translation MLLGKRPRPPMKRTTSMTEFTLDLNAGAGAGSVQTSQAAAAAVDQHLTSAATVSARPHRRKSADFVETAHFLRACSLCKRRLIPGRDIYMYRGDSAFCSLECRQQQMTQDERKEKCSLVASKKEAMAAATSAAAATGSEVVAATGESIAAL, from the exons atgttgctgGGGAAGAGGCCGAGGCCACCGATGAAAAGAACCACAAGCATGACGGAGTTTACGTTGGATCTAaacgccggcgccggcgccggcagCGTGCAAACGTCCcaggccgccgccgccgccgtagATCAGCACTTGACGTCAGCCGCCACCGTCTCCGCTCGGCCCCACCGCCGGAAATCCGCAGATTTCGTTGAAACTGCCCACTTCTTACGCGCGTGTTCCCTCTGTAAACGCCGCCTCATCCCCGGCCGTGACATCTATATGTacag GGGAGACAGTGCATTTTGCAGCCTAGAGTGTAGACAACAGCAGATGACACAAGACGAGAGAAAAGAGAAGTGTTCGTTAGTGGCATCTAAGAAGGAGGCCATGGCGGCGGCGACCTCCGCCGCGGCGGCCACCGGATCGGAAGTCGTCGCCGCCACCGGCGAGAGCATCGCCGCCCTGTAG